One window of Catharus ustulatus isolate bCatUst1 chromosome 3, bCatUst1.pri.v2, whole genome shotgun sequence genomic DNA carries:
- the BCL2L11 gene encoding bcl-2-like protein 11, which yields MAKQPPEVKARRDGEGGRLPAAEGPGPGAQLRPGAPAALPGAGAVSAARGPPASPGPFATRSPLFIFVRRSPLLPRSSSGYFSFDAERSPAPALGCDKATQTPSPPCQALSHCLSAMASRWQSRSPAEEVQPEIWIAQELRRIGDEFNASYGPRRGFLDQQVGNPQVVILRLLRYIIRLIWRLQ from the exons ATGGCCAAGCAGCCCCCCGAGGTGAAGGCGCGACGCGACGGCGAGGGCGGGCGGCTGCCGGCGGCCgaggggccgggcccgggcgcGCAGCTGCGCCCCGGCGCTCCCGCCGCCCTGCCCGGGGCCGGCGCGGTGTCCGCGGCGCGGGGCCCGcccgccagccccggcccctTCGCCACCCGCTCGCCGCTCTTCATCTTCGTGCGGAGGTCGCCGCTGCTGCCGCGCTCCTCCAGCGGGTACTTCTCGTTCGACGCCGAGCgcagccccgcgcccgcccTGGGCTGCGACAAGGCCACGCAGACCCCCAGCCCGCCCTGCCAGGCGCTCAGCCACTGCCTCAGCGCCATGG CTTCCCGGTGGCAATCCCGCTCCCCGGCCGAGGAGGTGCAGCCGGAGATCTGGATCGCGCAGGAGCTGCGGCGCATCGGGGACGAGTTCAATGCCTCCTATGGTCCACGCAGG GGGTTCTTGGATCAGCAGGTGGGAAACCCCCAGGTGGTGATCCTGCGCCTGCTGCGTTACATCATCCGCCTCATCTGGAGGCTCCAGTGA
- the LOC116994670 gene encoding mitotic checkpoint serine/threonine-protein kinase BUB1, translating into MSTPFNYLAAPSQPPLEDRASKENLPQMDVEFSEELQRQPKLKKLSTALQHVPEKRGLHGSILKQGTGIQGIAAAASQGLHEQTASSRAGHPSSLGVDRTAWNGRPAVLVENPWDKELIGKLLSELPKPLRTCANYFEWKSPLPPIRLKAPLSLGPSSFHVDCLVGEGAFAQVYQASILDASNPRNNQKVVFKVQKPANPWEFYIATQLLERLSPSVRHLYIHFYSAHFFPNGSILVGELHNYGTLLNAINIYKKLPEKVMPQALVVYFAVKILHMVEELHGCKIIHGDIKPDNFILGERFLDNDTCDIDGLCHGLTLIDLGQSIDMKLFPEGTAFTARCETSGFQCVEMLTNKPWNYQTDYFGIAATVYCMLFGTYMRLKDDNGVWKPEGTFRRLANAELWKEFFESLLNIPSCQQLPSLRALRQKLRDLFCRSYMKEIKFLRNRLVVLLIEHKRSRK; encoded by the exons ATGTCCACACCCTTCAATTacctggcagctccctcccagcccccctTGGAGGACAGAG CCTCTAAGGAAAATTTGCCCCAAATGGATGTGGAATTCTCTGAAGAACTGCAGAGGCAGCCAAAGCTCAAGAAGTTAAG cactgctctccagcacgTCCCAGAGAAGAGAGGGCTTCATGGAAGCATCCTGAAACAAGGGACTGGGATCCAGGGAattgctgcagctgcttcccaaggacTGCATGAGCAGACAGCTTCAAGCAGAGCTGGACATCCCTCCTCCCTCGGGGTGGACAGGACAGCCTGGAATGGGAGACCTGCAG TCCTTGTTGAGAACCCCTGGGACAAGGAATTGATTGGCAAACTCTTGTCGGAGCTTCCGAAACCGCTGCGCACCTGCGCCAACTACTTTGAGTGGAAATCTCCTCTCCCACCCATCAGACTGAAGGCTCCACTCTCACTGG GTCCCAGCTCATTCCATGTGGACTGCTTGGTTGGGGAAGGAGCTTTTGCCCAAGTCTACCAAGCTTCCATCCTGGATGCCAGTAACCCTCGGAATAACCAGAAAGTGGTATTCAAG GTCCAGAAACCTGCCAACCCTTGGGAGTTCTACATTGCAacccagctgctggagaggctgaGCCCCAGCGTGCGCCACCTCTACATCCACTTCTACTCGGCCCACTTCTTCCCCAACGGGAGCATTCTGGTGGGAGAGCTGCACAACTACGGAACGCTGCTC AATGCCATCAACATTTACAAGAAGCTCCCAGAGAAGGTGATGCCCCAAGCCCTTGTCGTCTACTTCGCCGTCAAAATCCTGCACATGGTGGAGGAGTTGCACGGCTGCAAAATCATCCACGGGGACATCAAGCCTGACAATTTCATCCTGGGAGAAAG GTTCCTGGACAACGACACGTGTGACATCGACGGGCTCTGCCACGGCCTGACCCTCATTGACCTGGGCCAGAGCATCGACATGAAGCTCTTCCCTGAGGGAACAGCCTTCACTGCCAGGTGTGAAACATCTGGATTCCAGTGCGTGGAAATGCTGACAAACAAGCCCTGGAACTACCAG ACAGACTACTTTGGGATCGCAGCCACCGTGTACTGCATGCTCTTCGGGACCTACATGCGCCTCAAGGACGACAACGGCGTCTGGAAGCCTGAGGGAACCTTCAGGAG GCTCGCCAACGCTGAGCTGTGGAAAGAGTTCTTTGAGAGCTtgctgaacattcccagctgccagcagctgccttcCCTCAGAGCCCTGCGCCAGAAGCTCAGGGATTTGTTCTGCAGGTCCTACATGAAGGAAATCAAGTTCCTGCGGAACAGACTCGTCGTGCTGCTCATCGAGCACAAGCGCTCGCGGAAATAA
- the LOC122149382 gene encoding mitotic checkpoint serine/threonine-protein kinase BUB1-like → MDGPGRQRGGARRPPSRSRPFPCRNYEAQIRNYRGPDPLEPWDRYLRWAEGCLPAQEKQSRWPGLLEELVKAFVGDKRYQQDPRFVSYCLKLAEFISSPCQYLEYLHGQGIGATSSDFYLAWAQLLLKEGNVQGAGAVLQKGLLNQAQPRESLQQLHWSLQSYDPRNPPLQDAPAVKPLQTSHAANQMAPPKGVSSPNPCKNQGLDAADSQCCGAAKEVNYVTYISKSEVVPKAAPGAAGVEQVPMYDKNLLLCQGSELSFEELRARRYFRKDELLRRQQALEEEKKDSMRKKESAFLELKALQQKLDQLTQLSRSLEEARLEPAAEPSHRVGAH, encoded by the exons ATGGACGGGCCCGGGCG GCAGCGGGGGGGTGCCCGCCGCCCACCCTCACGGTCCCGgccttttccctgcaggaattatGAGGCTCAGATCCGGAACTACCGAGGGCCCGACCCGCTGGAGCcgtgggacag GTACCTGCGGTGGGCAGAGGGATGTCTCCCTGCCCAGGAGAAGCAGAGCCGCTGGCCCGggctcctggaggagctggtgaAGGCGTTCGTGGGCGACAAGCGGTACCAGCAGGACCCGCGGTTTGTGAGCTACTGCCTCAAGCTG GCAGAGTTCATCTCCTCCCCTTGCCAGTACCTGGAGTACCTGCACGGGCAGGGAATCGGAGCCACCAGCTCGGATTTCTACCTGGcctgggctcagctgctgctgaaggaaggaaacgtgcagggagcaggggctgtgctccaAAAGGGGCTCCTCAaccaggcacagccccgggagagcctgcagcagctccactg GTCCCTGCAGAGTTATGATCCTCGGAATCCCCCTTTGcaag ATGCTCCTGCTGTAAAACCACTTCAGACCTCCCATGCTGCAAATCAGATGGCTCCTCCAAAAGGTGTTTCAAGTCCTAATCCCTGCAAAAATCAG GGCCTGGATGCTGCTGATTCTCAATGCTGTGGTGCTGCAAAAGAAGT gaATTATGTGACCTACATCTCCAAGTCCGAGGTGGTGCCCAAGGCGGCGCCCGGCGCCGCGGGCGTGGAGCAGGTCCCCATGTACGACAAGaacctgctcctgtgccagggctctgagctctccttcGAGGAGCTGAGGGCCAGGAGATACTTCAGGAAAGATGAGCTCCTCAGGAGGCAGCAGGCACTGG aggaagaaaagaaggactCCATGAGGAAAAAGGAATCGGCATTCCTGGAACTGAAAGCCCTGCAGCAGAAGCTGGACCAGCTCACCCAGCTCTCCAGAAGCCTGGAGGAAGCAAGACTGGAACCAGCAGCTGAGCCAAGCCACAGGGTG GGTGCACACTGA